A window of Pseudoliparis swirei isolate HS2019 ecotype Mariana Trench chromosome 13, NWPU_hadal_v1, whole genome shotgun sequence genomic DNA:
ATATTGGGTCAATCAAGAAGCAACTGCAGGTTCTTAAATCTCATGAATGCAAAAACATTCTTTTGATTTCCGCCTCCTGAAGAACTCGCAACACCAAACTGCTGCCttcattttggggggggggtctttgtgTTGCGTTCACAAGCTCCTTGGACATTCCCCGTGTGGAAGTCGCTCTTCGTGAACTTTAAGTCTCTGATGTGGAAATATAGATGCTCTGAAGACGTTGGATCCATTCACTAGAACCACTGAGACATCGTTGACCCGACTCGTTATCGAGGTTAATGCTTGTAAATAAGCAACTCACAGTTAAAACCACATTACATGCCAAACATGTATATGCAACATGTGAATTGATAAAGTTTCTTACTTCACGTCTCAAGTCGTGTATTTCTAATAATTCCAACACATTAAATCAGCATTCGTTACTTTAGACAAAGAATATtggtttttcttttactttaaatgtaaTTTCCTAATTTAATGAATTTAGACCTTTGTGATGAGCAGTGTTGTGAGTCCTCAGGAGGTGAGAATCAGTTATATTATAATCTATAAAAAGGTATTAAACCCTACAACTTTAAATTGACTCGTGGTTCAGAGTATGACCTTTAGATCGCCCATTGCTACCGTTTCAAATTAGTACCATCAGTCATAGAAATACACTTACAGAAAGCCCAAAGTCTAACGCCTCATGATCGGTGTGCGAACACTTGAATTCAGCGTCAGAAATGTTTTATCTATAAGACGTAGATCAGTATGATTTATTTTCACCACTGTCGGGGGAACCGCACTAAATGAAGGTTGTTTTGGCGTAAAGTGACAGTGACTCGTGTTTTTCCATCAACCGTTACAGCAAAAGATCCgtttcacatttatttacttCCCTTTACGACAGaacagagagaaaataaatgttttgttcCGATTGAACCATCGTCCTCTGTAAATAACCCTCAACGATCATGACGTTTTCTTCCAAGAGGTGTCTCTTCCatctcaaaacaataaataaattgcCACTGTGAATAGACCAAAGCAATGTCACACATTATATTTTGCTCCTACAGATACGACGCCtgtatattaatgtgtgtgtggatgtttaTTTTGGTTCTTCAGTATAATTTTATAATCCACAATATTTGTATGAAGacattaaatgtatattttcatGCTGTACATCTGTTGAACAAAcctgtttttaattaaaaaaacaaaagacatttaaaagctGTGTGGTACATTCAGAGTTGTTCAGAACGTAGACGGACTTTCTCCCTTAAATTGTGTCATTACTATAAACTTTGTAAAGCAATGGGTTTTAATTATCTCCAATGATAACGTGGATCAATTATTCTCATCATTTCCATCTAGTAAAAGTTTAGCTTTGTGAGCCTTCAACATAACCGACGTCAGAGAGCAGAATGTTTGAGCGGCTCACGTCGCCCTctgcaggtcaaaatgtaaacaacatgAGTCAACAGGCTTTTTAAAAGGCACTCAGGTTACAGTTTGTCATCcggcatatttaaaaatgtttaaacaaaCACTGCTGCGCGACTACTTTTTGAGAGGGATGGATATTAATGACATTGATTGGTTCCTGGCTTGTGATAAAGTAATGCAAGGCACCAGGAGCGCCATTTCGTCATGTCTGGCTTTCTAGACACCTTGTGTTGATCCACCAGAGTCCATGTAATCATTCCCAACTTTAACATGAATGGCAAAAATGGCATacctgacctcagatcagtgtGATCGGGCCGCGCTCAGCCCCAGACGCTCAATCACAGGTCGAAAGTCACGACGAGAGTCTCAGTCTCCTTTCAAAATGTGTTTGGGGACTTTGACCACGAACACCATGGGGTCTTTGGCCTTGTGGCTGAAGGCTTTCCGGATGACGTCGACCGCGTGCGGATGGGTCACGCCTTGCAGCGAGACTCCGTCCACAGACACCAACTCGAATCCAGCCTGGGGGACGAGAGGGAAGGTCACGTACAGCGGGAGAGAAAACAAATGCCAAAAACACCAGGATGGACGACCGCATCGGGACGGGTTTTGCAGTCTGCTTTTCTGGCtattctgacccacaatcctttgcacAGCAGAAATCTGTGCATgagggtcaaaaggtcaaggcGCCATGTTATAGGAACGTAAATATGTCCCATGCGTACAACAGTGTGTACTTTGTGGGAGCgacaaacatttacaaaaataaaaagtatttgaTCGGGAGCGCAGcgaaacatttattttgggtGAACTCTGCAGACCTTGAGCACTTCACAGGTGGAGGCGGCTCCTCCAGGGAAGATCTTCTCGATCTTCACCACCGGCTGAACCTTCGACTCCATCCCACCAGATATACTGATGcctgaaacacagaaacacaacgcTTTGGGTGGGAGTCTTTGCTTCACACGAGTGTACCGACAGCcgaggtacagagaggagatgaagctgctgtgtgtatgttttatacATTAACATGACAAAATACAAGATGGTTTAAAAATGTGTAGCAACCATTTTATTCTATAAAGAAAAGTAAGAAAAGTGCAGTGGATGCAGAAATATCTTAAAACTCGCACACATGGAACATTTGGGTGAACGGACCCTTTAAATGATGACAAACTGTACATGTGTCGAACCTTAAATCAATCTTATTTACCCAGTGACTGTTTGGTCTTGGAGATGCTGACGGTTTTGAGCTCGTAGTCCAGTTCCAGCTCAGAGCCGTGGAGTCCGTTCATCCGGTCTGGACTCGGTCGGAACACCTGCGCCAACGAGGGCCGAGTCCGGCGCGCGGCGCTCTGCAGCGTGAACACGCCGTCTTCACTGCGGTCTCCACTGTTCTCCTTTCTGCCTTTGGAGTGGCCGTCTCTGAGCGGGGACCTTCCCCTCTCCGAGGCCGTGTCCGAGACCTCGTGGAAGTGGACGGAGCGAATGGTGCCGATGTCCGTTcggagaggagggcgagggtCCTGGCTGTGGGCCAGCAGCCAGTTGGGGGGCATAGGGCTGGCCGGCGGGGGCCGGAGGTCTCTGGACTCGGTGTTGTATCCGTCCACGGGGATGTCCAGCAGCGGGGTGAAGCACCTGGACAGAGGGGGCCTCTCTCTGGTTCCCCGGGGCCCGGACACACTCAGCTTCCCCAGCTCATCCAGGAGGTgtccctccttctccacctcctccgcaTTGTGGAGCTCAAAGCCTCCCCTGAGATCTGGAGGCAACACACAGGTTGTATGAacacctttttttgtgtgcaccTCTACTCCGGCTGTGGTTGAACAAGTCACGTATACAAGCCCATGTCGAGCTATGCATGACAGAAAAGATGTATGGTATTTAATCAACAATTTTCTGGAAAACATTAGGAACTGATATGAAAATCAGAAACAGAAAATAACGTTTGTTCTTCCGATTCACGGCTTTGTTCCCTCAAACGACAGCAACCAATGTGACAACAGATTATAGCTCTAAACTAGTCAGGATTATTCAACAAAATATGAGATATTAAGATTACAGCTTcgtatttcatatttttcattTGCTGACTCACAATTTTGTCTCAGAAGAGTCAAAATAAAGAGATTCTAGTTTTTGCAGATATAGACGTGGAGCAAAACACCAATTTGCAAACATCAAAACTCTTTTAGCAGTCACAAACCACCAGCCTCCTAACCATGTGTAATGCTGATGTAATGAGTTTGTAgaatttgttttgttgttgggtTAAAGGTTTCGTATTTATGTAAAAATGTGATGCAAGACAACATTTCAGAAAGATCTTCTGATAATTAATTGCAATCAAATCAAAAGACGTGCTTTTTTTCAGAGAACATCAAAACATAACACTAGAATCTCAAACCGCATCAAAATGAAGTACTGACCCGGGATGGGAGTGATGAGGAGCCGCTTGGGTGCTCGACCAGATGTGGGAGAGCGAAGAGGAGAAGTTTGGACTacacagaggagaagaagacgaagaagaagaagcgtgaCTTGCACGAGTCCATGTGATCAGACCGATTCTGACAAATCCAGCATGCATCACACGCACTTGACCGGTACTTGAGGATGTCGTAGGCCTCGACTTCGACGGGGGTCACCGTGTTATTAAATGCACTcagatcaggaggaggaagcagcatCCTGAGGGCCAGAACAGCAACATCAAAAACATGTTCACTGTTGCAttacaaaacattttaattaagtcATCAGTGTGGCACATCTGGATCTGAGAAAAGATTGAGTCGATCCACTTTTTAATTCAGAAGAATAATTAAGAATAACTGTATGTTCTCGCTGATGGTCTCGTTACATTTTGAAGGTCATATAGACGGTTTCATAACCAGAGAACAGTCCCTTACAAGAACAGAGAAAATCTGAATAGTGTATATTAGCTCCATGACAAAATGTGTTTCTGCAAAGTTACATTCATAATTGTCCCGTGGTTATAACCGGTTTAAAGTCTGGGTTTACCTTGATATTAATCACTGAATCAAAGAGAACGTTGGTGTAAATATCCAGTAATCACAGTATTtatccctcttctcctccccgtCCTTACCGGACTtccctcagcagcagcagcttctccgGTCGGTCCAGCacggccagcaggtggcggatTAAGTTCTCCACTGACCGCTCTGCCACGTACTGTCCAAGAGTAATCGTGTAATTACCCAGCTGGCAATGACTCGATGTTTGAAGTATGTTGCGTGATGAAATAAATTGAAGCGACAACAGTCCTCTCACCCTTTGGCACGTCTTCATCACAGCAGCCACCTCCTCCTCGGTCAGCAGCCTGCGGGCCATGTCCTCCACCGCGCCGAGCATCTCCGAATTTGGCGTCGCGCCGCCCGGTCGTCCCCCTTGAACGCATCACAGCGGCAGTCCAACTTAGATGGGGGTCAATGTCCCCGAAGGGCAACGCAGTCGCTACACTTTGAATACATCTGCTCCGTCGGTGTAGAATTGAATTTGCCCGTAAAGTCTTTGTGTGTTCTCAGTATCGGTCGGGAAAAATCATGACTCACTTCTCATGGAGTATATGAAACTTTAACTTCCCAAAGTTACATTTTAAGGCTGAAGATattctttcatttttaaaatgataaaCAAAAGAAACGACAAACAAGTATCATCTGTATCAAAGCCCGATATATCTGCTTCCTCTTCTACATTGGTGTCCAAAAACTATTGAAAACACAAACTGTAAACTCACGAGACCAACGTGTCACCTCGCGTTAAGATGTGAAGGGTTTCATATGTTGCTGCccgtcttgtccaggtcaccctcgaaaaagagatttttaatctcaatgggattcacctggttaaataatggtttattaatcttttttttaaagatcgaGAGTATAACAGggacccccttttttttacaacattttgATGTAGCCTATTTGTACTTTCTTGATGTGAAAGAACAACAGAGCGTAttagaaagatattatatattcaatattaagCATAtctgaagatttaaaaaagttacaCATTTGTCACATTAAATAATCTATAAACTATTATATTCGATTAGCAGCGCAgcttttttgttgaaaaaagaaagaaagaaaaaacggaTAACTTCTCACGGACCTCGTATTGAGAGTGAATGCGCGTTCAAGTGAAATTATGTTTGATAGCTGTGTTTATTTAAGATCAACATCCTTAGTAGGCAGTTGCTTTTGGTCCTTTTGTGGGATTGGTCGGAAATAACGAATAACGTTTGACGCCGTGACCTTTTGTGTCCTTGTTTACGTGTGCGAGTGTCTTCATGGCCCCGAGTGTGAAGCCTTTCACAGGTGCATGAACGCCGCGATACCTTTGGGGGTGGACGGGGACTTGGAGCGGCCCCTGGACGTGTCCCTCTTGCGTCCGCCCTTGAACAGCGAGTTGACGAAGGTCTTGGAGCGCTGCAGCGTGCTCTTCACCTCCGGgtgcttctgcttcttctccttcttctgcttGACCTCTACGGGGGATCGGACAGCGACAGTCGGCCATTTGCGCACGTCGACCCGCGACGACGCTTCGGAGACGCCACTCACTCTGCGCCTGCCTCACCTTCCACGGTGACTTGGCTCTGTGTCCTGCTGATTGGTCGGCTTAGTCGGCTGAGAGCCAGCAGCACGGCCGTCTTGGTGGACTCTTGCCTCCCGCCgcccccgtcctcctcctcctcctctccaccgatCACCGTGTCTCTGAGCAGAGTGGTTGGTCCCAGGCTGCGCGTGGTTTCTGCCCCCGTCCTCTGAGAGGGAAGGTCCGTCTGCATGGCGGTCTCGGTTCTGTCCGACCTGGACAGATGAACAACTCATCACGTTGTTCCGGTCGAGTGTTTCCTTTCAAGAAATCTCTGAGTCCGAAGACGCCGACCCTGACCTCTGGTCCTCAGTGGAGATGCAGACGTCCACCATGTCCGACCCAAACGGCATGCCGGGAGGGAACATGAGCTGCGACAGGCCGCTCAGGGAGCTGACCGGCGTCCCGGACGACGGAGACGAGGCCGAGGAGTTGGACTCTGACCCCTGGGAGGAAGATTTCTGAGTACCGTTGGCGACttgagggggagagaaaaacagacaaacaaagagAGCTCACTCAAACGCATCCGAGGGCGTCGCCGAGTGTCCGGTGATCTTCAGACCGAGCCTGGCACAGACCGGGTGGCTTTCAGGACAATGGAAACGGATACATACGCTTATTGAGCCACCTGTACTCCGCCACCATCTCTTTATAAGCAGGGTATCGCCCCGTTTCCTGTGGAGATATGGCCACAGATATGCAAATGAGACACAGTGGAGACCTTGAAACTGTCAAAGGAGCGACATATTTGCTAAAGCGTAACATTAGAACCGCACATTGCCTCCTCCTTTCCCCGTCTTGACTCTCTCGTAACCTGTTGGTAGTCGGGATGCTCTCTAACTCTTCAGGTAccacggggggggggcgacgcGAGGGATCGCACGACAAAAACTGAACGCGGCCCCCAAGCTTTGATCAGCACCTGATCCCGGCCGCCTGGTGAATTATGCACACGGCCCGGCTGGAGAAACCCAAGCTCCGAACAAGTAAAGCGAGAGAGGGAATATCGCGGCCGCTCGCCAGCTGTCGGGGGGGTgtagtgtgaatgtgtgtgtgtgagtgttagtgtgtgtgtgtgtgtgtggtggcaaagatagatagatagatagatatatactttattaatccccaaggggaaatttgtcgtgacagtagcagcaacacacaagagtaaaaacaaaacacaaaatataagaaacagggatgaaagagggTTTGTGTTCGCGAATGAAAGATGAAAAGGTTGGAAGGTTAGAAAGCGCCGACCGGGTCGTCTAAACTGAGACCCGAGCTCGGGGTCGGCTGTAGTTCATGGGGGAGAGCGGTCGTCCCGTAGCCACAAGGCGGGCgcctcactgcagcccactgctcctcaatatccaaggatgggtcaaatgtgAGAATAATTGAACATTAAAGAACCGACACACTTCATAAAGACAAGAGACCTTATGAAATGCGATCTGCTTGTGGTTAATTACTTTAGACATTAGATTTTATTATCAACATTTTTATCAAATTGGATTCATTTGACCTTTCTGGAAACAGTTTGTTCACGATTGTTGTacttgagaaaaaaaagtagatttTTGTCCTGTTGGTCATCTGTGAAGCTCTTTGAACTGCATTGACCTCCATGAGGAGTGCAACACAAACAGAGTTTGACGAGTTAATGATGATGACTTCTGACCAtcaatcttcttttctttttttaacccttgtgttgccttggggtaattttgacccgaatcaatattacaccctccccccgccttaggcttaatttgaccccattcaatgtttaatgtcggtgttctttcggtagtcaacaaacaaacataaagtgcctcacacttaaacttggaaaacaatattaattctaataattttctggaggttttaattgctggcgtcaaattgaacccaaagggtaaaatatgttagtaaatataaaggtaacaggagggtgaaacattgaatcgggtcaaaatgacccaaaggcggggggagggtgtaatattgagtcgggtcaaaatgaccctaaggcaacacaagggttaagagcggAACATTCAAGATGAGCCCTGAAACTTGTtcattttaaacatatttgttgGTTTCTGAACTAACTTCCACAGCTTCTATTCATATATGAACTTGTGTCTGAAGAGCTGTTTTCTTTCAactatgattttttaaaagtaagATGAAAGACGCCTTTTCTCTTAGAAGTAATGCAAAGATGCTGTAAATTGTTGGCTCTCGTGTTACAGCAATAAAAACAAGTAGGACCTTCAGACTGCAGGAGCTCCAAAGTTTCCTCGTGCCGTCTGCTGCGAAGCGatcacatgctgcacaccgcCGCTCTCACCTTGATGGTCAGCATGAGGTGCGTGTGGCTCTTCAGCACCTCCACAGCACTACTGTGGCTGATGTCCTCGAGGCTCACGCCATTGGCCACCAggatctggtcccccatctttAACCCATTCTGCTCAGCCAGGCCACCCGGATCCAGTCTGAAACCAGCAGACACAGGGGAGTAAAACGCTGCTTCCCCCCCTGTAGTTCAGTTCAGTTGGTCCGGACCAAAAGGTAAGAGAGAAAATCATACATCGCTTGAATTCCAGTCCGAGAGGACAGGAAACTCGTCGATTGGACAGATTTGCAGATTGTCCTCTTGCATCATCTGGACGCACATGTGGAAATCAAAACCTTTTGTCTTGAGTCATGCCTCAAATGTGTGTCAATCAATCCTTTGGTCAGGAATTAAATCGTAAAGTGAGATAATACAGTGTCAGTGGTTTGATCAGGATGAGGGCAGTGAATC
This region includes:
- the LOC130203698 gene encoding LOW QUALITY PROTEIN: PDZ domain-containing protein 7-like (The sequence of the model RefSeq protein was modified relative to this genomic sequence to represent the inferred CDS: substituted 1 base at 1 genomic stop codon); amino-acid sequence: MAHSSDPSRREKTPGTRGSHAATRNLLRKKEQHRRGIRSSSPMGRVILINSPVDGGDDSEDLHTITVDKNVDGKLGFSVRGGSEHGLSIFVSKVEDNSTAEAAGLLVGDKLVEVNGVSLESITMSSAVKVLTGNNRLRMVVRRVGKVPGIRYSKEKTTWVDLIHMRMVVEESGRTPSDASSGSALQRTVHIYTTSDDYYLGFNIRGGKEFGLGIYVSKLDPGGLAEQNGLKMGDQILVANGVSLEDISHSSAVEVLKSHTHLMLTIKETGRYPAYKEMVAEYRWLNKLANGTQKSSSQGSESNSSASSPSSGTPVSSLSGLSQLMFPPGMPFGSDMVDVCISTEDQRSGSDRTETAMQTDLPSQRTGAETTRSLGPTTLLRDTVIGGEEEEEDGGGGRQESTKTAVLLALSRLSRPISRTQSQVTVEEVKQKKEKKQKHPEVKSTLQRSKTFVNSLFKGGRKRDTSRGRSKSPSTPKVGLPLXCVQGGRPGGATPNSEMLGAVEDMARRLLTEEEVAAVMKTCQRYVAERSVENLIRHLLAVLDRPEKLLLLREVRMLLPPPDLSAFNNTVTPVEVEAYDILKYRSIQTSPLRSPTSGRAPKRLLITPIPDLRGGFELHNAEEVEKEGHLLDELGKLSVSGPRGTRERPPLSRCFTPLLDIPVDGYNTESRDLRPPPASPMPPNWLLAHSQDPRPPLRTDIGTIRSVHFHEVSDTASERGRSPLRDGHSKGRKENSGDRSEDGVFTLQSAARRTRPSLAQVFRPSPDRMNGLHGSELELDYELKTVSISKTKQSLGISISGGMESKVQPVVKIEKIFPGGAASTCEVLKAGFELVSVDGVSLQGVTHPHAVDVIRKAFSHKAKDPMVFVVKVPKHILKGD